Proteins encoded together in one Triticum dicoccoides isolate Atlit2015 ecotype Zavitan chromosome 7B, WEW_v2.0, whole genome shotgun sequence window:
- the LOC119337670 gene encoding beta-carotene isomerase D27, chloroplastic-like isoform X1, protein MALMPVELCYATVASPVAAPSARRATRRRAVVRCAATAPAPMGEKTEYRDGLLERAFMGLFARKMEKFAGRKKKLGSGGEEEKKAVWEWDYESFVDVSRRVMVGRSRAQQQEAVREVLLSMLPPGAPEQFKKLFPPTRWACEFNAALTVPFFHWLVGPSEVIEVEVDGVKQRSGVLIKKCRYLENSGCVGMCVNMCKIPTQSFFTDEFGLPLTMNPNFEDMSCGMIYGQVPPPLEEDPVSKQPCYPSLCSISTPSAAICPKIQN, encoded by the exons ATGGCCTTGATGCCCGTGGAGCTCTGCTACGCCACGGTCGCCTCTCCGGTGGCGGCGCCATCGGCCAGGAGGGCGACGAGGCGGCGGGCGGTGGTGCGGTGCGCGGCCACCGCGCCGGCGCCGATGGGGGAGAAGACCGAGTACAGGGACGGGCTCCTGGAGCGCGCGTTCATGGGGTTGTTCGCgcgcaagatggagaagttcgCCGGAAGGAAGAAGAAGCTGGGCTCgggcggcgaggaggagaagaaggcggTGTGGGAGTGGGACTACGAGAGCTTCGTGGACGTGTCGCGGCGGGTGATGGTGGGGCGGTCGCGCGCGCAGCAGCAGGAGGCCGTCCGCGAGGTGCTCCTCTCCATGCTCCCTCCCGGCGCCCCCGAGCAGTTCAAGAAGCTCTTCCCGCCCACGCGCTGGGCCTGCGAGTTCAACGCCGCCCTCACCGTCCCCTTCTTCCACTGGCTCGTCGGCCCATCAGAG GTTATCGAGGTAGAGGTTGACGGGGTGAAGCAGAGGAGTGGAGTGCTCATAAAGAAATGCAG GTACTTGGAGAACAGCGGGTGCGTTGGGATGTGCGTCAACATGTGCAAGATCCCCACGCAGAGCTTCTTCACCGACGAGTTCGGTCTTCCCCTCACCATGAATCCAA ACTTTGAAGACATGAGCTGCGGGATGATATATGGTCAGGTGCCCCCACCATTGGAAGAAGATCCAGTGTCAAAACAACCCTGCTATCCCAGCCTCT GCTCCATATCGACGCCCTCCGCTGCAATATGTCCCAAAATTCAGAACTAG